From the Neobacillus sp. PS3-34 genome, the window TGTACCATCAGTTGCTGGCTTAATTATGGCGAGCTATACTGTGAGGGACTTATTAAAATCGATAAAAATAATGCGAGTATCGGATAAATAATACAGTGACTCCCCGTTATTAAAGGCGGGGAGTTTATTTTTTTAGATTTAATAAAGCATTTAAGGTAAACTATAAAAGGAATGTTTTGGAAGTTATATAAATGAGAGGAGAAACAGTTTGGAAACGATTGTTGAATTAAAGAATGTAACTAAGACGATTAAAAAAAGAAAGATTATAGACGATATTAGCTTCAAGGTGGAAAAGGGAGAAGTGTTTGGTTTTCTGGGACCCAATGGAGCGGGGAAAACAACTACGATCCGAATGATTGTCGGGTTAATGGGGATTACTTCAGGGGACATCACGATTGGTGGAGCAAGCATTAAAACCCAGTTTGAAGAAGCTGTCAGCCATGTCGGTGCGATTGTCGAAAATCCTGAGATGTATAAATTTATGAGTGGATATGAAAATCTTGTCCATTATGCGAGAATGTCAAAAGGCATAACAAAAGAAAAAATAGATGAAACGGTTGAATTGGTAGGCTTAACGGACAGAATCCATGACAAAGTAAAAACTTACTCGCTAGGCATGAGGCAAAGACTTGGGCTTGCTCAATGTCTCTTGCATGACCCGAAGGTTTTAATTCTTGATGAGCCAACTAATGGGCTGGACCCGGCTGGCATTCGGGAAATTCGTGATTATTTACGCCTTTTGGCGAGAGAAAAAAACATGGCAGTCATCGTATCAAGCCATTTATTATCTGAAATGGAAATGATGTGTGACAGGATTGGAATTATTCAAAACGGCCGTCTGATCGATGTTCAGCTCGTCCATGAATTTGTTCAAGGAACGGAAACCGTTTTTGAAATAGAGGTAACCCCGGCTGACGAGGCAATCGCCATGCTTGAAGGGGCATTTTCCGGTACTGCGTTTAAACGGTCCAGAAATGGTATTACTGCTGAATTAAATAAGGAGGACATACCAGCGATTATAAAAATGCTGGTGGAGTGTGGACTTCAGATTTATGGAGTAAAGGAAGTGCCTAAAACGCTGGAGGACAGGTTCCTTGAAGTTACAGGTGAAAAGGAGGCTCCAGTCCATGTTTAATCTAGTAAAAAATGAACTGATGAAAATTTTTAAAAGACCGGGTACATACGTGATGATCGGAATTCTCGTAATCATCGCTTCAATTGCTGCAGGGTTCATCAAGTACCAGGAGAGCGGAAATGAAAAAGCAGGCAATCCGCAATGGGAGCATTCATTAAAGCAGGAAACAGAGTCTTCCAAAAAACAGCTCGAAAATAGTAATTCCAGGCTTGAAAAAGACTATTTAAAAAGACAAATTACAATTAATGAATATCGTATGGAGCATCATATTTCACCAGAACAAAAATATTCATTATGGGGATTTGTGACTGATGCATCACAATTGATTCAATTAGCAGGGTTATTTACGATTATTGTGTCCGCAGGTATTGTCGCCAGTGAATTTAGCTGGGGAACGATCAAGCTGTTGCTGATTAGGCCGATTAAACGAACCAAAATTCTTTTAGCGAAATATATTGCGGTCCTTTTATTTGCACTTTTCCTTCTGGCAGTTTTGTTTGCCTATTCAACTGCCATCGGTGCGGTATTATTTGATATACCGGATAAGGCATCGCCATATCTGAATTACTATAATGGCAAGGTTACAGAACAAAACATGATTCTTCATCTTATGATTTATTATGGCCTGAATTCAGTAAGCATGATCATGCTGGCAACGATGGCTTTCATGATTTCTTCCGTATTCCGGAACAGCTCACTTGCCATTGGGTTATCCATCTTTTTGATGTTTACGGGCGGACAAATTACGAATCTATTATCCTTAAAATTTTCATGGGCAAAATATGTTTTGTTTGCGAATACCGATTTAATGCAGTACTTTGAAGGAACCCCAATGGTGGAGGGTATGACACTTCCGTTTTCAGTTATGGTTTTAGCCATCTATTTTCTAATTTTTCAGCTGCTCGCTTTTTATGTATTCCAAAAAAGAGATGTCGCTGCATAATAATTTCAATAGAAAAAGGCTGGCCACTGCGGCCAGCCTTTTACTTGTTTTTTGAAAGCTTCTCATAAACAGCAGAAAGTGCCTGTTCAAACTTTCCTGTCATTTTCGGAATGTAATATTGGCGATTCTTTAATTTGTTAGGCAGGTATTGCTGTTTCACCCAGCCGGAATCGTAATTATGTGGGTACAGATAATCTGTGCCTCTGCCAAGTTCTTTTGCTCCTTTATAATGGGCATCTTTGAGATGATCAGGAACCTCTCCAATATTCCCCTTATGGATATCGGACATTGCGGCATCAATCGCTGATATGGCTGAATTTGATTTGGGAGAAAGGCAAAGCTCGATTACGGCATTAGCCAAAGGAATCCGTGCCTCAGGAAAACCGATCCGTTCGGCTGTTTCGATAGCTGCGAGTGTCCGTGCTCCCGCCTGCGGATTGGCAAGTCCGATATCTTCATAAGATATTACAAGGAGCCTTCTACTGATGCTGGGCAGATCACCTGCTTCGATTAGCCTTCCCATATAATGCAGTGCTGCATTTACATCGCTGCCTCGAATTGACTTCTGAAAAGCGGAAAGGACATCGTAATGCGCGTCCCCATCCTTGTCATGTGTGAAGCTTTTTTTCTGCAGGCATTCCTCCGCGGTATGTAAATCGATATGAATGATCCCGTCTCCGTCTTCATCAGTTGAGAGAACAGCCAGTTCAAGTGCATTCAGTGAGCTGCGCACATCCCCATTCGATGCTGCCGCGAAATGCTCTAAGGCTTCATCGGATATTTGAAGCTTTAGCTTTCCAAAGCCACGTTCTTCATCATTAACTGCCCTGAGTAAAGCTGTTTTTACTTCATCAGGAGTCAAAGGCTTGAGTTCGAAAATCTGGCATCGGCTCCGAATCGCCGGATTTATAGCGTGATACGGATTGCTGGTTGTAGCTCCAATTAACACGATCATTCCATTTTCCAAAAAAGGGAGTAAAAAATCCTGTTTGCCTTTATCAAGCCGGTGCACTTCATCCAACAGCAGAATTACTTTACCAGACATTTTTGCTTCTGCAGCAACAACTTCCATATCTTTTTTATTGCTTGTAACTGCATTCAAGGTCCGGAACGCGTATTTGGTGCTCCCCGCAATTGCGCTGGCAATGGAAGTTTTGCCAATGCCGGGCGGCCCATATAGAATCATCGATGTAAGCTGTTTTGCCTTTACCATCCTGGCAATTATTTTATCGTCAGCCACGAGATGCTGCTGTCCGACTATTTCTTCAATAGTCCGGGGTCGCATACGAAAGGCTAAAGGTTTTTGCTGCATATGCAATCTCTCCATTTTTAACATGGTCACAGTAACACTTTAACCATAACATTTTATCCACTAAAAGGATATTAAGAGGAATTTACTTTCCTAAAGGAAATGATAGCTGCCGTAAAAGTTCTGGATGAATTCATATGGACAAAGAAATATGCTATAATTTCAAATGCCTATCAAATTACTATGGATTTTGATAAAATTTAATGGAATTAGGGTCATTTCATGAGAGAGCAGGATGAATATGCTGGAAAATAGAACGGGGCAAATCGGCTTTCGGTTTCTCGTCTACTTTATTGGATTATTAGTGATGTCTCTTGGAATTGTATTCTTAATTAAAAGCAATCTCGGGGCTACACCATGGGATATTCTTCATGTGGGCCTGTTTAAACATTTTGGTTTAACGATTGGAAGCTGGTCTGTCATCATGGGGATCCTTATTTTAACTCTTGCAGCAGTGCTATCAAGAGAAATCCCGCATATTGGCGCATTCTTAAATATGCTCCTTGTCGGTGTATTTATTGATTTCTATATGCTGCTTCCTTTTATGACAACTCCCTCTGCCATTATCGGGAAATTAGCCATGTTTATTTCTGGAATAATTTTGATGACTTATGGAATGTGCATTTATATATCAGCAAACCTGGGTACTGGCCAAGAGACAGCTTAATGCTGGCTCTAACCGTTAAAACCGGATGGAAGGTAAGAAACGTCAGAGGTGTCATTGAATTACTGGTGCTGGTTATTGGCTGGAGATTAGGAGGTCCTGTGAACTGGGGAACCATATTATTCAGTGTCTTAATCGGTCCCTTAACAGGCCTTGCGCTTCCGCAGTGTGACAGGCTTGTAAGCAGGATTCTAAATAGAGTTAAGAAGAGAAAACAAACTTCATTGACAGTATCAGATGAAGAATTGAGTAGGGGTGTAGAACGATGAAAATTTCAACGAAGCGGCCGTTACGGCCTGACTATAATGATAGAACTTGCAAGAAAGTATGGGGAAGGGCCAATTTCACTTAAGGCTATCGCCCAGGCAAACGACCTTTCAGAGCATTATCTTGAACAACTGATCGCTCCGCTTAGAAATGCTGGACTGGTTAAAAGCGTACGTGGGGCATATGGAGGATATATTCTAAGCGATCTTCCCTCAAAGATCACGTCTGGGGATGTGATTCGTGTTCTTGAAGGGCCAATAAGCCCTGTCGAAGGAATTGAAGATGAAGAGCCCGCAAAAAGGGAGCTTTGGATCCGCATCCGCGATGCAATTAAGGATGTTCTAGATAATACAACCCTAGAGGATTTGGCCAGCCATAGTGAAGATGGAGAATCGGACGCTTATATGTTTTATATTTAGTCGAAAATAGAATTAATGA encodes:
- a CDS encoding ABC transporter permease, translating into MFNLVKNELMKIFKRPGTYVMIGILVIIASIAAGFIKYQESGNEKAGNPQWEHSLKQETESSKKQLENSNSRLEKDYLKRQITINEYRMEHHISPEQKYSLWGFVTDASQLIQLAGLFTIIVSAGIVASEFSWGTIKLLLIRPIKRTKILLAKYIAVLLFALFLLAVLFAYSTAIGAVLFDIPDKASPYLNYYNGKVTEQNMILHLMIYYGLNSVSMIMLATMAFMISSVFRNSSLAIGLSIFLMFTGGQITNLLSLKFSWAKYVLFANTDLMQYFEGTPMVEGMTLPFSVMVLAIYFLIFQLLAFYVFQKRDVAA
- a CDS encoding ABC transporter ATP-binding protein yields the protein METIVELKNVTKTIKKRKIIDDISFKVEKGEVFGFLGPNGAGKTTTIRMIVGLMGITSGDITIGGASIKTQFEEAVSHVGAIVENPEMYKFMSGYENLVHYARMSKGITKEKIDETVELVGLTDRIHDKVKTYSLGMRQRLGLAQCLLHDPKVLILDEPTNGLDPAGIREIRDYLRLLAREKNMAVIVSSHLLSEMEMMCDRIGIIQNGRLIDVQLVHEFVQGTETVFEIEVTPADEAIAMLEGAFSGTAFKRSRNGITAELNKEDIPAIIKMLVECGLQIYGVKEVPKTLEDRFLEVTGEKEAPVHV
- a CDS encoding replication-associated recombination protein A, whose product is MQQKPLAFRMRPRTIEEIVGQQHLVADDKIIARMVKAKQLTSMILYGPPGIGKTSIASAIAGSTKYAFRTLNAVTSNKKDMEVVAAEAKMSGKVILLLDEVHRLDKGKQDFLLPFLENGMIVLIGATTSNPYHAINPAIRSRCQIFELKPLTPDEVKTALLRAVNDEERGFGKLKLQISDEALEHFAAASNGDVRSSLNALELAVLSTDEDGDGIIHIDLHTAEECLQKKSFTHDKDGDAHYDVLSAFQKSIRGSDVNAALHYMGRLIEAGDLPSISRRLLVISYEDIGLANPQAGARTLAAIETAERIGFPEARIPLANAVIELCLSPKSNSAISAIDAAMSDIHKGNIGEVPDHLKDAHYKGAKELGRGTDYLYPHNYDSGWVKQQYLPNKLKNRQYYIPKMTGKFEQALSAVYEKLSKNK